In the Parasteatoda tepidariorum isolate YZ-2023 chromosome 3, CAS_Ptep_4.0, whole genome shotgun sequence genome, one interval contains:
- the LOC107447817 gene encoding ribosome maturation protein SBDS, with the protein MSIFTPTNQIRLTNVAVVRMKKGGKRFEIACYKNKVMSWRNKVEKDIDEVLQTHVVFTNVSKGQAAKKEDLIKCFGKDNQTEICEEILAKGELQISEKERSVQLESMFKDVATIVADKCINPDTKRPYPMSIIEKSMKEIHISLKPNKNSKQQALEVIKKLEDVMPIARSQMKLRVSIPGGKSYRNKLKDLAASVESQNTDDGNLQMVILIDPGNFRKVDEIVTSETKGKGQLEVISLKEMQEGDEALE; encoded by the exons aTGTCGATATTTACCCCAACGAACCAGATTAGGTTAACAAACGTTGCTGTTGTGCGTATGAAAAAAGGGGGTAAACGTTTTGAAATAGCatgttataaaaacaaagttatgTCGTGGAGAAATAAAGT TGAAAAAGACATTGATGAAGTTCTGCAGACACACGTTGTTTTCACCAATGTTTCCAAAGGACAAGCAGCCAAAAAGGAGGATCTTATAAAGTGTTTTGGAAAGGACAATCAAACAGAAATTTGTGAAGAA ATATTAGCTAAAGGTGAActtcaaatttctgaaaaagaaagatCAGTCCAACTAGAGTCCATGTTTAAAGATGTTGCGACTATAGTTGCTGATAAATGTATTAATCCAGACACAAAAAGGCCTTATCCTATGAGTATAATTGAGAAATCTATGAAGGAAATTCATATATCCTTGAAACCCAACAAAAACTCAAAACAACag gcTTTAGAAGTTATTAAGAAATTGGAAGATGTGATGCCTATAGCACGATCGCAGATGAAATTACGTGTTTCAATACCTGGTGGGAAAAGctacagaaataaattgaagGACCTAGCTGCATCTGTAGAATCTCAAAATACGGATGATGGTAACTTACAGATG gtGATTCTTATTGATCCAGGAAATTTTCGTAAAGTAGATGAAATTGTTACAAGTGAAACTAAGGGAAAAGGCCAACTGGAAGTAATCAGCTTAAAAGAAATGCAAGAAGGTGATGAAGCCTTGGaataa